A single window of Mangifera indica cultivar Alphonso chromosome 18, CATAS_Mindica_2.1, whole genome shotgun sequence DNA harbors:
- the LOC123201520 gene encoding phytolongin Phyl2.2-like: MISNPNLVFYACIAKGSIILGEFLPRERGISEVLAQQCVERTPPHHSMFSQTLSNRTCTFLINDPFTYFGIFDENIQKSELLGFLNGIKSSFEEIFARGSVLDFDNMTSRCLQSQFDAVFCESMGLDLEFLNSSRSGSKDDLNSSLDFSRGRMVGAPLPGTPKGLKKKKRASAERGGSDGNAKDVNGEKKVDVYDDVLTQKNVLFAVDRQKAKQIWKKHVWVVLALDLVICVFLFGIWLLVCRGFQCIDG; this comes from the coding sequence ATGATTTCGAATCCAAATCTTGTTTTTTATGCATGCATTGCAAAAGGGTCAATAATTCTTGGGGAGTTCTTGCCAAGAGAACGAGGCATAAGTGAAGTTTTAGCTCAACAATGTGTTGAGAGGACCCCACCACACCATTCGATGTTCTCTCAAACGTTGTCTAATCGAACGTGTACTTTTTTAATCAATGACCCTTTTACTTATTTTGGGATATTTGATGAGAATATTCAAAAATCAGAGTTGCTTGGCTTCTTGAATGGTATTAAATCATCTTTTGAGGAGATATTTGCTCGAGGGTCGGTGTTGGATTTTGATAATATGACTAGCCGTTGTTTGCAATCTCAGTTTGATGCGGTTTTTTGTGAGTCAATGGGGTTGGATTTAGAGTTTTTGAATTCTTCGAGAAGTGGGTCGAAAGATGATCTAAATTCGAGTTTGGATTTCTCTAGAGGGAGGATGGTGGGGGCTCCGTTGCCTGGGACGCCAAAagggttgaagaagaagaagagggcgAGTGCTGAGAGAGGTGGTAGTGACGGGAATGCCAAAGATGTTAATGGGGAGAAGAAGGTTGATGTGTATGATGATGTGTTAACACAGAAGAATGTGTTGTTTGCAGTCGATCGTCAAAAGGCTAAACAAATATGGAAAAAACATGTTTGGGTTGTCTTGGCGCTGGACTTGGTTATATGTGTTTTTCTATTTGGGATTTGGTTGTTGGTCTGCCGGGGCTTTCAATGTATTGATGGTTGA